One region of Bdellovibrio bacteriovorus genomic DNA includes:
- the nuoD gene encoding NADH dehydrogenase (quinone) subunit D, producing the protein MNKLETLKQNLAGKFKIENYKFIHAVGDDVLEVPKEDVPALLLYLRESGQFDFLMDVCGVDYPNREKRFDVVYHLFSSKDSSRLRVKAQVGENESIGTVLPAWKGADWFEREAYDMFGIKFDGHPNLRRILTHHQFVGHPLRKDYDANLQQPCTSSLPIHFNNEPGSPGDVLNDKYVPLNIGPAHTAMHGTLRVMAEMDGETIVRCNNEIGYLHRCFEKMAETHPYNQVIPYTDRLNYCSAPMNNIGYCKAVERLLGVEIPPKAQAMRVILAELSRIIDHTIAIGTGAMDLGALTSFFYMFGLREQVYGLFEKLCGARLTVSMTRVGGMAQDAPEGWFDEVLALCKEIRKGTDEMASMVLDNKIFILRTKNVCPVSAQDAIQWGYTGPLLRASGVNLDLRKAKPYYGYDALDFDVPVGTTGDIYDRYLVRFEEMRQSVRIIEQVCKNVPGGDYTIRDKGIVLPEKKDVYGNIEGLMNHFMLIIKGLRPPVGEVYDATEAANGELGFYLVSDGSANPYRLKVRPPCFAIYQSYPTVVKGAMLADAIATVASMNLIAGELDR; encoded by the coding sequence ATGAACAAACTTGAGACTTTAAAACAAAACCTGGCGGGTAAATTCAAAATCGAGAACTACAAGTTCATCCACGCTGTGGGTGATGATGTTCTTGAAGTTCCTAAAGAAGACGTTCCGGCGTTGCTTTTGTATCTTCGTGAAAGCGGGCAGTTCGATTTCTTGATGGATGTTTGTGGTGTCGACTATCCAAACCGTGAAAAGCGTTTCGATGTTGTCTATCACTTATTCTCTTCCAAAGACTCTTCTCGTTTGCGCGTGAAAGCGCAAGTGGGTGAAAACGAATCTATCGGCACAGTTCTTCCGGCGTGGAAGGGGGCTGACTGGTTTGAGCGCGAAGCTTACGACATGTTCGGTATCAAGTTCGATGGTCATCCGAACTTGCGCCGCATTTTGACTCACCACCAATTCGTGGGTCATCCGCTTCGTAAAGACTACGATGCAAACTTGCAACAACCTTGCACGTCTTCATTGCCAATTCATTTCAACAACGAGCCAGGTTCTCCAGGTGATGTGTTGAACGATAAATATGTTCCTTTGAATATCGGTCCTGCCCATACAGCGATGCACGGAACACTTCGTGTGATGGCTGAAATGGATGGCGAGACGATCGTTCGTTGTAACAATGAAATCGGATATCTTCACCGCTGTTTCGAAAAAATGGCAGAGACTCATCCGTACAACCAAGTGATCCCTTACACAGATCGTTTGAACTACTGTTCTGCGCCAATGAACAACATTGGTTACTGTAAAGCAGTAGAGCGCCTGTTGGGTGTGGAAATTCCACCGAAGGCACAAGCGATGCGTGTGATCTTGGCAGAGCTTTCTCGTATCATCGACCACACGATTGCTATCGGTACCGGTGCGATGGACTTGGGTGCTTTGACTTCTTTCTTCTATATGTTCGGTCTTCGTGAACAGGTTTACGGATTGTTCGAAAAACTTTGCGGAGCTCGTTTGACTGTATCTATGACTCGCGTCGGTGGTATGGCTCAAGATGCACCGGAAGGTTGGTTCGACGAAGTTTTGGCTCTTTGTAAAGAGATCCGTAAAGGCACAGACGAAATGGCATCGATGGTTTTGGACAACAAAATCTTCATCCTTCGTACGAAAAACGTGTGCCCGGTTTCTGCTCAAGACGCGATTCAATGGGGTTACACAGGTCCTCTTCTTCGCGCTTCCGGTGTGAACTTGGATTTGCGTAAAGCAAAACCATACTACGGTTACGACGCTTTGGACTTTGATGTTCCAGTAGGAACAACAGGCGACATCTACGACCGTTACTTGGTTCGTTTCGAAGAAATGCGCCAATCTGTTCGTATCATCGAGCAAGTCTGCAAAAACGTTCCTGGTGGCGATTACACGATCCGCGACAAAGGTATCGTTCTTCCAGAGAAAAAAGATGTTTACGGAAACATCGAGGGTTTGATGAATCACTTCATGTTGATCATCAAAGGTCTTCGTCCTCCAGTGGGTGAAGTTTACGATGCGACGGAAGCGGCCAACGGTGAGCTAGGTTTTTATCTAGTGAGTGACGGCTCTGCAAATCCATACCGTTTGAAAGTTCGTCCACCATGCTTCGCGATCTACCAATCGTATCCAACGGTGGTGAAAGGCGCGATGTTGGCAGATGCTATCGCAACTGTCGCTTCGATGAATCTTATTGCGGGTGAGTTGGATAGATAG
- a CDS encoding HvfC/BufC N-terminal domain-containing protein: MNLNEAQNLFKKGLLGENDQAFQKTLKAVGQMSLERAFKVYNHSYIRRLTESLKETYPAIFWVLGADSFQQVAADYINAQPSLSYDLAAHGAEFPAFLKTSSATTNIPFIYELARFEWTIKDMHHTPTPQPLSEEHIEELLREEDFKIHFIESMHVFESPYSIYDVWRQRNERSYHFEDIHWSHPEHLLVYKKQRKIYVQRIDAVEAQILLDLKEGKSVATALADFSHALNAEKVTQLLEMITRAGIIEDVLVLEN, encoded by the coding sequence ATGAATCTGAACGAAGCACAGAACCTGTTTAAAAAAGGCCTTCTTGGCGAAAACGATCAGGCATTTCAAAAAACTTTAAAAGCCGTGGGACAGATGTCTTTGGAGCGTGCGTTTAAGGTTTATAATCATAGCTACATTCGCCGTCTGACGGAAAGTCTGAAAGAAACCTATCCTGCCATCTTCTGGGTGCTAGGAGCGGACTCATTTCAACAAGTGGCCGCCGATTATATCAATGCACAGCCTTCGTTGTCCTATGACCTTGCGGCTCACGGTGCAGAGTTTCCGGCCTTCTTAAAGACATCGTCGGCCACGACGAACATTCCTTTTATTTATGAATTGGCGCGCTTTGAGTGGACGATTAAAGACATGCATCACACACCGACTCCGCAACCTCTTTCGGAAGAGCATATCGAAGAACTTTTGCGCGAAGAGGATTTCAAAATCCACTTCATCGAATCTATGCATGTCTTTGAAAGCCCTTATTCGATTTATGATGTCTGGAGACAGCGAAACGAGCGCTCATATCACTTTGAAGATATTCACTGGAGTCATCCAGAGCATCTTTTGGTTTATAAAAAGCAACGAAAGATCTACGTGCAAAGAATCGACGCCGTGGAAGCGCAAATTCTTTTGGATTTGAAAGAAGGAAAATCAGTGGCGACGGCTTTGGCGGATTTTTCACATGCTTTGAATGCGGAAAAAGTAACGCAGCTCTTAGAGATGATCACAAGAGCTGGTATTATTGAAGACGTTTTAGTTTTAGAGAATTAA
- a CDS encoding NADH-quinone oxidoreductase subunit B, translated as MSRDVAFTSRLDALVAWGQKNSLWPMPYGTACCGIEFMSVMGPKYDLARFGAEVARFSPRQADLLVVAGTITEKMAPVITRIYQQMLEPKYVISMGACASSGGFYRAYHVLQGVDKVIPVDVYIPGCPPTPEAVMDGIMALQRMIATHQPRPWKDNWKNPYEQT; from the coding sequence ATGTCACGAGATGTTGCTTTCACATCAAGGCTCGATGCTTTGGTGGCGTGGGGGCAAAAAAATTCTTTGTGGCCAATGCCTTACGGTACTGCTTGTTGTGGTATCGAGTTCATGTCAGTGATGGGACCGAAGTATGACTTAGCACGTTTCGGTGCTGAGGTTGCTCGTTTCTCTCCTCGTCAAGCGGACTTGCTTGTCGTTGCCGGAACTATCACAGAGAAAATGGCACCGGTTATCACTCGTATTTATCAACAAATGCTTGAACCAAAATACGTGATCTCAATGGGCGCCTGTGCAAGCTCAGGTGGTTTCTACCGTGCTTACCACGTTCTTCAAGGTGTCGACAAAGTCATTCCTGTCGATGTTTACATCCCAGGTTGCCCTCCGACACCAGAAGCGGTGATGGATGGAATCATGGCATTGCAACGTATGATTGCGACTCATCAACCACGTCCTTGGAAAGACAACTGGAAGAATCCATATGAACAAACTTGA
- the bufB gene encoding MNIO family bufferin maturase, translating into MHPSSRTHKVGLGLRQPHYSYLETRPQTEAAWFEAITENYMNSRGRPLEMLKLIRQDYPVALHGLSMNIGCPEGLRLDYLQKLRELIEHVEPFIVSDHLCWTGSPEQNLHDLLPLPFTEDSIETLVNNIDFVQNFLRRPLILENISTYISYRNNEMNEWDFISEVSRRSGCGLLLDMNNVYVNSYNHGFDPNYFLNHVPLERVVQIHMSGPTKFEDILFDNHGQEIPEQIWDLFKLMAPKIRHLPILIERDEDIPDFKELEVEVMKAVYILEGSHESERSTEPV; encoded by the coding sequence ATGCACCCCTCATCAAGAACACATAAAGTGGGCTTAGGCCTTCGCCAGCCCCATTATTCCTATTTAGAAACGCGACCTCAAACAGAAGCTGCTTGGTTTGAGGCGATCACTGAAAACTATATGAATTCGCGCGGGCGTCCTTTAGAGATGCTCAAACTGATTCGTCAAGACTATCCGGTCGCTTTGCACGGTCTTTCAATGAACATCGGTTGCCCCGAAGGTTTGCGCTTAGATTACTTACAAAAACTGCGCGAACTGATTGAGCACGTTGAGCCTTTTATTGTTTCAGATCATCTGTGTTGGACTGGATCTCCGGAGCAAAATCTTCACGACCTTCTGCCCCTCCCGTTTACAGAAGACAGCATCGAGACTTTGGTGAACAACATTGATTTCGTGCAAAACTTTTTGCGACGTCCGCTGATCTTGGAAAACATCTCCACCTACATCAGCTATCGCAATAACGAAATGAACGAATGGGATTTCATCAGCGAGGTCAGTCGCCGCTCAGGTTGTGGTCTTCTGCTCGATATGAACAATGTCTATGTGAACTCTTACAATCACGGTTTTGATCCGAATTATTTCTTAAACCACGTTCCTCTGGAGCGCGTGGTGCAAATTCACATGTCGGGACCGACGAAGTTCGAAGACATTCTTTTTGACAATCATGGGCAGGAAATTCCGGAACAAATATGGGACTTATTTAAACTGATGGCACCCAAAATCCGCCACTTACCTATTTTAATTGAACGCGACGAAGACATCCCGGACTTCAAAGAACTGGAAGTCGAAGTGATGAAGGCTGTTTACATCTTGGAGGGCTCTCATGAATCTGAACGAAGCACAGAACCTGTTTAA
- a CDS encoding murein L,D-transpeptidase catalytic domain family protein — protein sequence MKNSLRFIAVFLFIIFLTGVSLAESLFERRIADGRKVFDVFLQQGIPQEALDLTFRMFDYNVGLIPNTEYAVIVNYSEPSTVKRLYLLHLDYGYVERFYVAHGINSGVLEARSFSNYVDSWKSSLGFYFAQGTYLSKVNGRSLYLEGIDKSNDRAKERAIVLHGAGYVSEAFIAQNGRLGWSEGCFAVSLQDRDYLIDVLQSGSLLLSYHKDLMRSSRLSPWQQELAGSEIIPPGVNPRRTSGEGGGGR from the coding sequence ATGAAAAACTCTTTGCGTTTCATCGCCGTCTTTCTATTCATAATTTTTCTTACCGGTGTGTCCTTGGCTGAATCCCTCTTCGAGCGAAGAATCGCTGACGGCCGCAAAGTTTTTGACGTGTTCTTACAACAAGGCATTCCCCAAGAAGCCTTAGATCTGACTTTTCGCATGTTCGACTACAACGTAGGTCTGATCCCGAATACCGAGTACGCAGTGATTGTCAATTATTCGGAGCCGTCGACGGTGAAGCGGCTTTATCTTCTGCATTTGGATTATGGATATGTTGAAAGATTTTATGTCGCGCACGGGATTAATTCCGGCGTTCTTGAAGCGCGCAGCTTTTCAAACTACGTGGACTCTTGGAAAAGCTCTCTGGGATTTTACTTTGCGCAAGGAACTTATCTGAGCAAAGTGAACGGGCGCTCGCTGTATCTTGAAGGGATCGATAAATCCAATGATCGTGCTAAGGAACGCGCCATTGTTTTGCATGGCGCCGGTTACGTCAGCGAAGCATTTATCGCACAAAACGGACGGCTGGGGTGGAGTGAAGGTTGCTTTGCAGTCAGTCTTCAAGACCGTGATTATTTGATCGATGTTTTGCAAAGTGGAAGTTTGCTTCTGTCCTATCACAAAGACCTCATGCGATCATCTCGACTTTCGCCTTGGCAACAAGAGCTCGCAGGCTCTGAAATTATTCCGCCCGGAGTAAATCCAAGACGTACCTCTGGGGAAGGTGGCGGAGGAAGGTAA
- a CDS encoding YceI family protein: MRVLLFSFLATTLFSATSFAEKFELDKSHTDVSFRAPHLMVSKVKGRFEKFEGTFDFDEKTQKLENVFVKVFTTSLNTNEKDRDKHLRTADFFDVNKYPEMTFKGTKVDYDNGKPDKIHGDLTIRGITKPAVFDIDYKGAVNDPWGNRVISFEAESKVNRKDFGLNWNKAMDKGGWVVGDEIEIEIDGEAKVAKPAAPAKK; the protein is encoded by the coding sequence ATGCGCGTTCTACTTTTTTCATTTCTAGCCACTACTCTTTTTTCTGCAACATCATTTGCCGAGAAGTTTGAGCTTGATAAGTCTCACACGGATGTCAGCTTCAGGGCGCCTCACTTGATGGTTTCCAAAGTCAAAGGCCGTTTCGAAAAATTCGAAGGCACATTCGACTTTGACGAAAAAACTCAAAAACTTGAAAATGTGTTCGTCAAAGTTTTCACCACCTCTTTGAACACAAATGAAAAAGACCGTGATAAGCATCTGCGCACGGCGGATTTCTTTGATGTAAATAAGTATCCTGAAATGACTTTCAAGGGTACGAAAGTGGACTATGACAATGGCAAACCTGACAAGATTCACGGGGATCTAACGATTCGCGGTATCACCAAGCCGGCGGTGTTTGATATCGACTACAAAGGCGCCGTGAACGATCCTTGGGGAAATCGCGTGATTTCTTTTGAAGCCGAATCCAAAGTGAATCGCAAAGATTTCGGTTTGAACTGGAACAAAGCCATGGATAAAGGTGGCTGGGTTGTCGGCGACGAAATCGAAATTGAAATTGATGGCGAAGCAAAAGTAGCAAAACCCGCAGCTCCGGCTAAAAAATAG
- a CDS encoding cache domain-containing protein, whose translation MLDRIWKTRSYRYKTLALLIVAIIPLWAIVLFYVLPLVRDNMYEDRKVAIRSTVDLATKIIEHKYELFQKKEITEEQAKQQALAAIKALRYSGNEYFWINDLHPRMMMHPIKPELDGKDLSDMKDPTGFKLFVEFARIGQTAEGEGFANYMWPKPGSPQPEPKISFVRQFKPWQWIVGSGVYVDDVEKAVATFRDKVLIGFSLAFVLAFGVFYLFASRLMNFLAQTVTDTNTASQQVLEASNMLSTAGQNVAQGAVESAARIEETLRSVTDLNEIVKANQDRAKAAAELAKTSEVGASEGANEVKKLIEAITVMSKISGEITSAMDIIDDIAFQTNLLALNAAVEAARAGEQGKGFAVVAEAVRGLALKSASAAKEVKTVITSSVEQTRVSLELAEKSDKVLDGIVSSVQKVTVLNQEISETSSHQSDGIKAIHEAMGSLERQTQAFSAAAEETAATSEEMSAQANTLQHMVNSMANEVIGKKVA comes from the coding sequence ATGTTGGATCGTATTTGGAAAACGCGGAGCTATCGATATAAAACCTTGGCGTTACTCATTGTAGCGATCATCCCTCTTTGGGCAATTGTTCTATTCTATGTTCTTCCTTTGGTCCGCGACAATATGTATGAAGATCGTAAAGTGGCCATCCGAAGCACTGTTGATCTCGCGACTAAAATCATTGAGCACAAGTACGAGCTTTTTCAAAAGAAAGAGATCACTGAAGAACAAGCCAAGCAACAGGCCCTGGCAGCTATCAAAGCTCTTCGCTATAGCGGTAATGAGTATTTTTGGATCAACGATCTTCACCCTCGCATGATGATGCATCCGATTAAGCCAGAACTTGATGGCAAAGATCTTTCTGACATGAAAGACCCGACGGGATTTAAGCTCTTCGTAGAATTTGCACGCATCGGTCAAACGGCCGAAGGCGAAGGGTTTGCAAACTATATGTGGCCGAAACCAGGTTCGCCGCAGCCTGAACCTAAAATCAGTTTCGTGCGTCAGTTCAAGCCTTGGCAGTGGATTGTAGGAAGTGGTGTTTACGTTGATGACGTTGAAAAAGCAGTGGCTACCTTCCGCGACAAAGTTCTGATTGGTTTTTCATTGGCTTTCGTCTTAGCGTTTGGGGTTTTCTATTTGTTTGCCAGCCGTCTTATGAATTTTTTAGCACAGACAGTGACCGACACGAACACGGCCAGTCAGCAGGTGTTAGAGGCATCAAATATGCTTTCAACGGCGGGGCAAAACGTGGCTCAAGGAGCTGTGGAATCTGCTGCGCGAATTGAAGAGACTTTGCGTTCGGTGACAGATTTAAATGAAATCGTGAAGGCCAATCAAGATCGTGCTAAGGCAGCGGCAGAACTCGCGAAGACCTCCGAGGTGGGAGCCTCTGAAGGTGCCAATGAAGTAAAGAAATTGATCGAAGCTATTACCGTCATGTCCAAAATTTCAGGCGAAATCACGTCAGCCATGGATATTATTGATGACATCGCCTTTCAAACGAACTTGTTGGCCTTAAACGCGGCCGTCGAAGCGGCCCGTGCTGGAGAGCAAGGAAAAGGATTTGCAGTTGTTGCAGAGGCTGTTCGTGGATTGGCACTTAAATCAGCCAGTGCCGCGAAAGAAGTTAAGACTGTGATCACAAGCAGTGTAGAGCAAACACGAGTGTCGCTAGAACTTGCAGAAAAAAGCGATAAAGTTCTGGATGGAATCGTGAGCTCCGTGCAAAAGGTGACAGTTCTCAATCAAGAGATTTCTGAAACGTCTTCCCATCAGTCGGATGGTATTAAAGCCATTCATGAGGCCATGGGTTCTTTGGAAAGACAGACTCAAGCCTTTTCGGCAGCGGCAGAAGAAACTGCCGCAACCTCTGAAGAAATGTCCGCTCAAGCCAATACACTTCAACACATGGTGAATAGCATGGCTAACGAAGTGATTGGGAAAAAAGTGGCTTAA
- a CDS encoding S8 family serine peptidase yields the protein MKKMALYVSSAMLAISLGAQANSKRQDLLIKLAPGFVEFEMQGAKIEKLSESWVRVQAPRGMSIQSLEKNPAVEYVQPNYKVKLLEDYRIEDPLRRAALAKMLSRNPQLRAAARQDNPVIPDAPQTTTGADPLFSKQWGMIDNGVVDAWKVTKGSPDMIVAVIDTGVDYTHEDLLPNLWRNANEIPNNGIDDDGNGYVDDVIGWDFVGNDNKPYDLAVDTLDGLFKGGNPGHGTHCAGNVAARGDNGKGIAGVAPNVKIMSLRFIGMTGGGTTADAIKSIRYAVDNGAKVLNNSWGSEGEEPGAPENQALRDAVQYAQDKGVLFIAAAGNGHKGVGYDNDNDANPAYPASYPHDNIIAVAALDSNDRLGSFSNWGHKSVDIGAPGVKVFSTVVAQGYTDTVIDKFGFKATWDGTSMAAPHVAGAAALYWSAHPEKSWQDVKAAILGSSRRIQALDGKSVSNGKLDVKALMNY from the coding sequence ATGAAGAAGATGGCTCTGTACGTGAGTTCTGCCATGCTTGCGATCAGCTTAGGGGCGCAAGCTAATTCAAAAAGACAAGATTTGCTCATTAAACTAGCACCGGGCTTTGTTGAGTTCGAAATGCAGGGAGCAAAAATCGAAAAACTGAGCGAATCCTGGGTTCGCGTTCAAGCTCCTCGCGGCATGAGCATTCAATCACTGGAGAAAAATCCAGCTGTTGAGTACGTTCAACCAAACTACAAAGTGAAATTACTTGAAGATTATCGCATTGAAGACCCATTGCGCCGTGCTGCTTTGGCAAAAATGCTTTCTAGAAATCCTCAACTTCGCGCAGCCGCTCGTCAGGACAATCCAGTGATTCCTGACGCTCCGCAAACTACAACAGGCGCAGATCCTTTGTTTTCAAAACAATGGGGCATGATCGATAACGGCGTTGTCGACGCTTGGAAAGTGACTAAAGGAAGTCCAGATATGATCGTTGCCGTGATCGACACGGGCGTGGACTACACTCACGAAGACCTTCTTCCAAATCTGTGGAGAAACGCGAATGAAATTCCAAACAACGGGATCGATGACGACGGCAACGGTTATGTGGACGACGTGATCGGATGGGACTTTGTTGGAAACGACAACAAGCCTTACGACCTGGCTGTTGATACTTTGGATGGATTGTTTAAAGGTGGAAACCCTGGTCACGGAACTCACTGTGCAGGCAACGTGGCGGCTCGTGGAGACAACGGTAAAGGCATCGCAGGTGTTGCACCAAACGTAAAAATCATGTCATTGCGTTTCATCGGCATGACTGGCGGCGGAACAACAGCGGATGCGATCAAATCAATCCGTTACGCTGTTGATAATGGCGCGAAAGTTTTAAACAACTCTTGGGGTTCTGAAGGTGAAGAGCCCGGCGCTCCGGAAAACCAAGCTTTGCGTGATGCTGTTCAATACGCACAAGACAAAGGCGTTCTATTTATCGCGGCGGCGGGCAACGGTCACAAAGGTGTTGGTTATGATAACGACAACGATGCCAACCCTGCCTACCCGGCTTCTTATCCGCACGACAACATCATCGCTGTTGCGGCTTTAGATTCTAATGATCGTTTGGGTTCATTCTCAAACTGGGGCCACAAGTCGGTTGATATCGGCGCTCCCGGCGTCAAAGTATTTTCGACAGTTGTCGCTCAAGGCTACACAGACACAGTGATCGACAAGTTTGGTTTCAAGGCGACTTGGGATGGAACTTCAATGGCAGCTCCTCACGTCGCGGGTGCGGCGGCTCTTTACTGGTCGGCTCATCCGGAAAAATCATGGCAGGATGTGAAAGCGGCGATCTTGGGTTCTTCTCGTAGAATTCAAGCTCTAGATGGAAAATCTGTGTCGAACGGCAAGCTCGATGTTAAAGCTTTGATGAATTACTAA